The sequence GTTGTCGCGAGAATGGGCTGCGTGCCCAAGGAAGTGTGCCATGACCCGAATCACGACCCTGTTTCTGCTGCTGATGCTCTGGTGCGGAGCGGCCTTCGCCGTGGTCTACCAGTGCCGGGACAAGAATGGGAATCTCTTCCTGACCAACAACCGGGACAAGTTTCCTCCGGGGTGTGTGCAGATCGGCGAGCCCATAGGAGAGCAGCCCGCACCGTCGCCGCCGGCAGCGACACCCCCTGCAGCCCGGGGAAGCGAGCCCGAGATGCGCGAACGACGGCGCCAATCATCGCCACCGCGCACCCAGGCGCCCCCGGCGCCAATGGAAGTGCCGAAGCCTGAGGCGCCTCCACCCGAGGCGGATGCGCCAGAGGAAGAAGCGGAGTGACGGCAATCAAGCATAAACCATCAGATCTTCTACCCTGCTTGAACCTTATTGCGGCATTTTCAGGGTCAAACAGCTAAGGGACCACATCACACCCCCCTCATTCACAAAAATCCCCGCCCCTCCCCCACCCCGCCGAATCTCTGCGGGGTCGGACCATGCTATGTGCCTCCAGCAACCCCGCCCGATTGACACAATCAGGAGAATTGGAGGAACATGAAAGTAGAAGAATCAGTACTTTTTCCGTCGAACGAATCGAGATGGGATGCTCACCGTCATCGCGATGGGGAGAGATTCTTCAGCCCTTTCAGTATCGATAACAGCTGGTTATTGCAACGCCGAGGGAAGCCGCCCCAATCAAAGAAAAGGCGACAGGATGAGGGGAAAACCATCCACATTCATGACTGCGGGTCTGGGTGCCCTGTTGTTGACGCTGGCAGGTGCCGGCTGCAGCGTCGTCCCCAAAAACAACCTGCCGCTCCATCAGCGCTCCGTCGTGATCGCGGATGCAGCCGGGGTGGAGGAGATTCTCGCCAGGGCCTCCGTGGAGACCGTCACCGCTCCCGGGGCCACCGCCATCCGGGTCCTCCATCTGCAGGGCACGCCCTACGAAATGGGCTTCCAGCACGGCGCCCTGCTCAGGGACGACATCCAGGCCATGTACCGGCAGACCATCCGGCGGGTTAAACTTCTCATGGCCGAGGATATGCTGGACGAGGCGTACGACCTGATGGCGCCCTACATCCCGCGGGAAGAGATGGAGGAAATGCGCGGGCTGGCCCATGGCGCCGACGTCCCCCTGCGGGTGGTCCACTGGATTCACAGTATTCCCGAGATCTCCGAATACGGGTCGAAGAAGCGGTTCAGCCGCGGCTTCAGTCCGACCAGCTGCAGCAACGTCGTGGCCTTCGGCCAGGCGACGGCCGACGGCGAACTGTATCATCTCAGGGTTCTGGACTGGTCGCGGGATCTGGGGATCCAGAGATGGCCGGCGATTCTGGTGCATCGGCCCGATCAGGGCAACGCTTCGGTCACCTTTGCCTATGCGGGCTTCATCGGCGCCGTTTCGGGAATGAACGGACAACAGATGACCTTCGGGGAAATGGGGTACGGCAACCCGCCCGGGGAGAGCATGGAGGGGATCCCCTTCATTTTCCTGTTCCGCAAACTGATGCGGGAGACCGCCAACCTGGAAGATGCGCTGAGGATCATCACCGCCGTGCCGAGGACCAACTCCTACGTCTACGTGCTCGGCGACGCCAAGCAGCAGAGCGGCGAAAAAC is a genomic window of Desulfuromonadales bacterium containing:
- a CDS encoding DUF4124 domain-containing protein; the encoded protein is MTRITTLFLLLMLWCGAAFAVVYQCRDKNGNLFLTNNRDKFPPGCVQIGEPIGEQPAPSPPAATPPAARGSEPEMRERRRQSSPPRTQAPPAPMEVPKPEAPPPEADAPEEEAE
- a CDS encoding C45 family peptidase, with translation MTAGLGALLLTLAGAGCSVVPKNNLPLHQRSVVIADAAGVEEILARASVETVTAPGATAIRVLHLQGTPYEMGFQHGALLRDDIQAMYRQTIRRVKLLMAEDMLDEAYDLMAPYIPREEMEEMRGLAHGADVPLRVVHWIHSIPEISEYGSKKRFSRGFSPTSCSNVVAFGQATADGELYHLRVLDWSRDLGIQRWPAILVHRPDQGNASVTFAYAGFIGAVSGMNGQQMTFGEMGYGNPPGESMEGIPFIFLFRKLMRETANLEDALRIITAVPRTNSYVYVLGDAKQQSGEKRGLLFITDRGRVLTFAENTLLKDEREGGDTYLPINDVVYGGAKGDLLYAEILRHYGTIAPGTLMTLTAPVSLKSNLMNVILKPATLEAWVANATEEAGEPGKAANQPWLHFDFAKALGR